A single window of Salvelinus namaycush isolate Seneca chromosome 11, SaNama_1.0, whole genome shotgun sequence DNA harbors:
- the LOC120055385 gene encoding SH2 domain-containing protein 1A-like: MARKGDSGAHLQSFTLMEPESESALVRSIYYGKIGKGKTERLLERHGREGSFLLRDSESLQGMYCLCVRKTPYVHTYRIHHSSEGWTLQLSPGQMLQCFGTLEKLIESCRAGVGADSIPPLTHPLDKTQLRDQRLRSGRT; this comes from the exons ATGGCACGCAAGGGTGACAGTGGTGCTCATCTCCAAAGTTTCACGCTCATGGAGCCGGAGAGTGAGAGCGCGCTGGTCCGGTCTATCTACTACGGTAAAATCGGTAAGGGGAAAACGGAAAGGTTGCTGGAGAGGCATGGTAGAGAGGGGAGCTTTCTCCTGCGGGACAGCGAGAGTCTGCAAGGAATGTATTGCCTCTGCGTGAG AAAGACACCGTACGTCCACACTTACAGAATCCACCACTCCTCTGAAGGATGGACACTTCAG ttatcCCCTGGGCAGATGCTGCAGTGTTTCGGGACTCTGGAGAAGCTGATAGAGAGCTGCAGAGCGGGGGTTGGTGCTGACAGCATACCTCCTCTCACACACCCCCTGGACAAAACACAGCTGAGAGACCAGAGGCTGCGGAGCGGTaggacataa